A stretch of the Pseudomonas sp. ACM7 genome encodes the following:
- a CDS encoding carbohydrate kinase produces MYLVCGEALFDFFSEDDASGLASKVNFKAIAGGSPFNVAVGLRRLGVDAALFAGLSTDYLGRRLQQVLQDEGVRPDYLVDFAAPTTLAMVAVGANGSPHYSFRGEGCADRQLKTEHLPELGPEVRGLHIGSFSLVVQPIADTLLALVQRESGKRLISLDPNVRLNPEPNIDLWRSRIATLVELADLIKVSDEDLSLLYPEQDPQRVIEGWLQHRCQLVFLTRGGEGATVFSRLHGSWSVPASSVKIADTVGAGDTFQAALITWLTEQQLDSVEGVQQLSREQIDGMLKFAVQAAALTCSKTGPDLPYRQELDLR; encoded by the coding sequence ATGTACCTGGTGTGTGGCGAAGCGCTGTTCGATTTCTTCAGTGAAGACGATGCCAGCGGCCTGGCTTCAAAAGTGAATTTCAAGGCGATTGCCGGCGGCTCGCCGTTCAATGTCGCGGTGGGTTTGCGCCGTTTGGGCGTGGACGCGGCGCTGTTTGCCGGGTTGTCGACCGACTATCTCGGTCGGCGCTTGCAGCAGGTCCTGCAGGATGAAGGCGTGCGGCCGGATTACCTGGTGGATTTCGCTGCGCCTACGACCTTGGCGATGGTGGCCGTCGGTGCCAATGGTTCGCCGCATTACAGCTTCCGGGGTGAAGGCTGCGCGGATCGTCAGCTGAAAACCGAGCATCTGCCGGAACTGGGACCTGAAGTGCGCGGCTTGCATATCGGTTCGTTCTCGCTGGTGGTGCAACCGATTGCCGACACGCTGTTGGCATTGGTGCAACGGGAAAGCGGCAAACGCTTGATCAGCCTTGATCCCAACGTGCGGCTCAATCCTGAGCCGAATATCGACCTGTGGCGTTCGCGAATTGCGACCTTGGTTGAGCTGGCCGACCTGATCAAAGTCAGTGATGAAGATTTGAGCCTGTTGTACCCCGAGCAGGATCCGCAGCGGGTGATTGAAGGCTGGCTGCAGCATCGTTGTCAGTTGGTGTTTCTGACCCGTGGTGGCGAGGGGGCGACGGTGTTCAGCCGCCTGCATGGCTCCTGGTCGGTGCCGGCGAGTTCAGTGAAAATCGCCGACACCGTGGGCGCTGGCGATACGTTCCAGGCGGCGTTGATTACCTGGCTGACCGAGCAGCAGCTGGATTCGGTTGAGGGTGTGCAGCAGCTCAGCCGCGAGCAGATCGACGGGATGTTGAAGTTTGCGGTGCAAGCTGCGGCGCTGACTTGCAGCAAGACCGGGCCGGATTTGCCATATCGCCAGGAGTTGGATCTTCGCTGA